One Polaribacter sp. KT25b DNA segment encodes these proteins:
- a CDS encoding c-type cytochrome produces the protein MKKVIFSLAFIVCVSFLIVSFTEKKEILNTIPQSSIDKGKRLFKKNACTGCHQEKTKVIGPSVKDIATKYKTEKGDLIAFLKGKNKPIVDKDPGQIAIMNASLGITKNMKAVDLKALYDYIMSIK, from the coding sequence ATGAAAAAAGTCATATTTAGTCTTGCTTTTATTGTTTGTGTTTCTTTTCTGATAGTAAGTTTTACAGAAAAAAAAGAAATTTTAAATACAATTCCGCAATCTTCTATTGACAAAGGAAAAAGGCTTTTTAAAAAAAATGCATGTACAGGTTGTCATCAAGAAAAAACTAAAGTTATTGGACCTTCGGTAAAAGATATTGCAACAAAATATAAAACTGAAAAAGGGGATTTAATAGCTTTTTTAAAAGGTAAAAACAAACCTATTGTTGATAAAGATCCTGGTCAAATAGCAATAATGAATGCTAGTTTAGGTATTACAAAAAATATGAAAGCAGTAGATTTAAAAGCTCTGTATGATTACATAATGAGTATTAAATAG
- a CDS encoding tetratricopeptide repeat protein: protein MKSIFKYLLILLSTTFFAQNKASLDSLLVKGVKAMNNKEYSLSLELLTKANSIAEEKHWYKQQFLAINNIGANYYSMLDYGEALNNYLDAYTIALKHLDENEEMIVLNNIAILYSKENEFKKAEEYFGKAYKLALENNLETKKGLYSINLGIVTNQQNKLDVALNYLENGKKIFKNKPSLLILAETAIVDNYYKRKEFEKAKVLATKILPNLKGISYSEERISILILLSNIYKESRKLSLATSYAKAALEASLNSENRISAFNQLAEVYKASNIIDKAIEAKDSVIALTNSLNKIKNGHLFETNKVKFEIANYKQELKKNQEKQKEDRFLFYGLLTILLLIICLITWALRNSSIKNKQRKILDDRSKEIIQLELQKKKSDNLVLEKQLYAKEAFSLLEQERLKNEIEKRNQKLAAKALQVSARNELLKEVINSLSSQTEVSKNVFLSRKVTELKNLLKSDTEWESFLTHFEQVNHTFISKLKKQHPKLTANDIRYISYLYMNLTNKEIASLFNITIEASRKRKERISSKMELKYNLDLYTYISSI from the coding sequence ATGAAGTCTATTTTTAAATATCTTTTAATTCTTTTAAGTACCACTTTTTTTGCTCAGAATAAAGCAAGTTTAGATAGTTTACTAGTTAAAGGAGTAAAAGCAATGAATAATAAAGAGTATTCTTTGTCATTAGAACTATTAACTAAAGCTAATTCTATAGCTGAAGAAAAACATTGGTATAAACAACAATTCTTAGCGATAAATAACATTGGTGCTAATTATTACTCAATGTTAGATTATGGGGAAGCTTTAAACAATTATCTTGACGCATATACTATAGCTCTTAAACATCTTGATGAAAATGAAGAAATGATTGTTTTAAATAATATAGCAATTTTATATAGTAAAGAAAATGAGTTTAAAAAAGCAGAAGAATATTTTGGCAAAGCCTATAAACTTGCGTTAGAAAATAATCTAGAGACTAAAAAAGGATTGTATTCAATTAATTTAGGTATTGTTACTAACCAACAAAATAAATTAGATGTTGCTTTAAATTATTTAGAAAATGGAAAAAAAATATTTAAAAACAAACCTTCTCTTTTAATATTAGCAGAAACTGCAATAGTAGATAATTATTATAAAAGAAAAGAGTTTGAAAAAGCTAAAGTTTTAGCAACTAAAATTCTACCGAATTTAAAAGGTATTTCATACTCAGAAGAAAGAATATCTATATTAATTTTACTTTCTAACATTTATAAAGAATCAAGAAAATTATCACTAGCCACAAGCTATGCTAAAGCTGCATTAGAGGCTTCTCTAAATTCTGAAAATAGAATATCGGCATTTAATCAATTGGCAGAAGTTTACAAAGCAAGCAACATAATTGATAAAGCAATAGAAGCTAAAGACTCTGTAATTGCACTAACAAATTCTTTAAATAAGATTAAAAATGGTCATCTATTTGAAACCAATAAAGTAAAGTTTGAAATTGCAAACTACAAACAAGAACTAAAGAAAAATCAAGAAAAACAAAAAGAAGATCGCTTTTTATTTTACGGATTGTTAACTATTTTACTTCTCATTATTTGCTTAATTACTTGGGCGCTTAGAAATAGCTCTATAAAAAATAAACAAAGAAAAATACTTGATGATAGAAGTAAAGAAATAATTCAATTAGAACTTCAGAAAAAGAAAAGTGACAATTTAGTGTTAGAAAAACAACTTTATGCCAAAGAAGCTTTTTCTCTTTTAGAACAAGAACGATTAAAAAATGAAATAGAAAAACGCAACCAAAAGTTAGCCGCAAAAGCGCTACAAGTTTCAGCTAGAAATGAATTATTAAAAGAAGTAATAAACTCTTTATCTAGCCAAACAGAAGTTTCTAAAAATGTTTTTCTTTCAAGAAAAGTAACTGAATTAAAAAATCTTTTAAAGAGTGATACTGAATGGGAAAGTTTTTTAACTCATTTTGAACAAGTGAATCATACATTCATATCCAAATTAAAAAAGCAACACCCAAAACTTACTGCAAATGATATTAGATATATCAGTTATCTTTATATGAATTTAACAAATAAAGAAATAGCTTCTTTATTTAATATAACTATTGAAGCTTCAAGAAAAAGAAAAGAACGAATTAGCTCTAAAATGGAGTTAAAATACAATTTAGACCTATATACCTACATATCAAGTATTTAA